The following are from one region of the Ignavibacteriota bacterium genome:
- a CDS encoding OmpA family protein: MKKLYKNLNLHSNIFILIISILILPLSSPSPQVKQTVSHAFHNTFVIGIDGGVTLPQTDYQTNKMGYSFRATGEYFFKTNSIHLFGLKLKLGYDLLTGEDNRGTISSQDGMRTIPATFKTGIFNGGIAATYSVSIGDVVFPYVSGGISNLWFDPKDGDGNLGEYNALGKYEKSSIAYSIEVGLRYLVSEKVSINLSANPYIPQTDYLDDVKAAFANDAYTTIMLGLTFSPFFNTDQDNDGINGSDDLCPDEAEDFDGFEDDDGCPEVDNDGDGILDANDKCPNDAEDKDGFEDQDGCPDLDNDGDGIPDAADKCPNDAEDKDGVEDEDGCPEYDEVVSEEKFILMGDEIFENNSAMIKMEGKKQLDEIVKKIQRYPEGSKWIIEGHMDSNGNKRFLRNLSLERAKAVLEYISYFGGLKRENFQVMGMGDNYPIGDNDTEEGRRQNRRIEIVPEK, from the coding sequence GTGAAAAAATTATACAAAAATTTGAATCTTCATAGCAACATTTTTATTCTGATAATTTCAATTTTAATTCTGCCTTTGAGCAGCCCATCCCCTCAAGTAAAGCAAACCGTTAGTCATGCATTCCACAACACATTTGTGATTGGAATTGATGGTGGAGTAACATTACCTCAAACTGATTATCAAACAAATAAAATGGGCTATTCGTTCAGAGCAACAGGAGAATATTTCTTCAAAACAAATTCGATACATCTTTTTGGTCTGAAATTAAAGCTTGGTTATGATCTGTTAACAGGAGAAGATAACAGAGGAACAATATCATCACAAGATGGAATGAGGACTATACCAGCAACATTTAAAACAGGAATATTTAATGGAGGGATAGCTGCAACGTATAGTGTATCAATTGGTGATGTGGTCTTTCCGTATGTTTCAGGAGGAATAAGTAATCTGTGGTTTGACCCAAAAGATGGAGACGGGAATTTAGGTGAATATAATGCTTTAGGAAAATACGAGAAGAGTAGTATAGCTTACAGTATAGAAGTAGGATTGAGATATCTTGTAAGTGAAAAGGTGAGCATAAATCTGTCAGCAAATCCATATATCCCGCAGACAGATTATCTGGATGATGTAAAAGCAGCATTTGCGAATGATGCGTATACTACAATTATGCTCGGATTAACATTCTCCCCATTTTTTAATACGGATCAGGATAATGATGGAATTAACGGATCAGATGATCTGTGTCCTGATGAAGCTGAAGATTTTGATGGATTTGAAGATGATGATGGCTGTCCGGAAGTAGATAATGATGGTGATGGGATATTAGATGCCAACGATAAATGTCCGAATGATGCAGAGGATAAGGATGGATTTGAAGATCAGGACGGATGTCCGGATTTAGATAATGATGGTGATGGAATACCAGATGCGGCGGATAAATGTCCGAATGATGCAGAGGATAAAGATGGAGTAGAAGATGAAGATGGATGTCCTGAGTATGATGAAGTAGTTAGTGAAGAGAAATTTATTTTAATGGGAGATGAGATATTTGAAAACAACTCAGCAATGATAAAGATGGAAGGTAAGAAACAGTTAGATGAGATAGTGAAAAAGATTCAGAGATATCCTGAAGGAAGTAAATGGATTATAGAAGGACATATGGATTCGAACGGGAACAAACGATTTTTGAGAAATTTATCATTAGAGAGAGCAAAGGCAGTTTTGGAATACATAAGTTACTTTGGCGGATTAAAGAGAGAGAACTTCCAGGTAATGGGAATGGGAGACAATTATCCGATAGGAGATAACGATACAGAAGAAGGCAGAAGACAAAATCGCAGAATAGAAATTGTTCCGGAAAAGTAA
- a CDS encoding NifB/NifX family molybdenum-iron cluster-binding protein has product MKVAICIELTDGNQRFSDRFGSSDQFLIYDLEKKTLRDTFYNHFKSSPTAEIFCAQFLIKEGVNAVVCRKCGNDAKNLFSEANIEIIENIGLRPTEFLNILFAKYSNSKSIAI; this is encoded by the coding sequence ATGAAAGTTGCAATCTGTATTGAATTAACCGATGGTAATCAAAGATTTTCTGATAGATTCGGAAGTTCTGACCAATTCTTAATTTATGACTTAGAGAAGAAAACGCTTCGTGATACTTTTTATAATCATTTTAAGTCTTCACCTACTGCCGAAATTTTTTGTGCACAGTTTCTTATTAAAGAAGGTGTAAATGCTGTTGTATGCAGAAAGTGTGGAAATGATGCAAAAAATCTTTTTTCTGAAGCGAACATTGAAATTATTGAAAACATTGGGTTGAGACCAACCGAATTCTTAAACATACTTTTCGCTAAATACAGCAATAGCAAAAGTATTGCTATTTAA
- a CDS encoding DUF2179 domain-containing protein, whose protein sequence is MRYIVQHMDHEINLIGYAGGFAIGTFLGVTIDQKLGFSYIQISMFSKGKGQLIADALRDADFGATILPGVGAKGDVLMVFTVINRNRYNELKKIVNNIDSDIFINVQPASPFRGYLSRNHK, encoded by the coding sequence ATGCGATATATAGTTCAGCATATGGATCATGAAATTAATTTAATTGGATATGCTGGTGGATTCGCGATTGGAACTTTTTTAGGAGTTACTATAGACCAAAAGCTCGGTTTCAGCTATATTCAGATAAGCATGTTTTCAAAAGGTAAAGGACAATTAATTGCAGATGCATTAAGAGATGCTGACTTCGGTGCAACAATTTTACCAGGTGTCGGAGCCAAAGGTGATGTACTTATGGTATTTACAGTAATTAATAGAAACCGATACAACGAGTTAAAGAAAATTGTAAATAATATAGACTCAGATATATTTATCAACGTTCAACCAGCATCTCCTTTCAGGGGATATTTATCTAGAAATCATAAATAA
- a CDS encoding sigma 54-interacting transcriptional regulator, giving the protein MNEINDNNKLFASDGIIAINKDRRIIVFNEGATRITGFSYETIISKQSDILFDSTLQENAILYKSLNSGEIFSNISLRIKTIDKKELEVFASISPLIQPDQGIIGLIIVFRDINEVISLYHSLDQKNIEIIEEKNKLETIFNSLLEGTFTINSQWKITSFNKAAVGITGFSVSEAIDKDYWEVFPSEDGKEDLQLKSFIADHHKNLLRETTIIRKDGSRVLVRINSAPLLDTANNKVGRVVTFEDISLMKNLSNHIEERFHFKNIIGRSKPMLQVFSMMENVLDTDSTVLITGESGTGKEIIARSIHLNSVRKSEPFIAVNCTAFAETLLESELFGHEKGAFTGAIRTKPGRFELAGNGTLFLDEIGDIPLSVQVKLLRVLENRLFERVGGTKSIQLNARIISATHRDLENEIKNGNFREDLFYRINVINIHLPSLHERKEDIPSLVNYFMSKYNEKFKKNIHYISPNALKVITHYNWPGNIRELENVIEHAFIVCNSDAIKTEHLPQKLQELLKKLNLNGNETENKTPFEQVEKQLIQSTLRKYNGNRSQTATELGINKTTLWRKMKKYKL; this is encoded by the coding sequence GTGAATGAAATTAATGACAATAACAAACTATTTGCATCCGACGGCATTATTGCAATAAATAAAGATCGGAGAATTATAGTTTTTAATGAAGGTGCAACCAGAATTACTGGTTTCAGTTATGAAACTATAATTTCAAAACAAAGTGATATTCTATTTGATTCAACGCTTCAGGAAAACGCTATTCTGTATAAAAGCTTAAATTCAGGTGAGATTTTTTCGAACATATCGTTAAGAATAAAAACCATAGACAAAAAAGAACTTGAAGTTTTCGCCTCTATTAGTCCACTCATCCAGCCTGATCAAGGAATAATTGGACTCATTATCGTATTCAGAGATATCAATGAGGTTATTTCACTCTATCATTCTCTTGATCAAAAAAACATCGAAATTATCGAAGAAAAAAACAAACTCGAGACGATTTTCAATAGTTTGCTTGAAGGAACTTTTACAATTAATTCTCAATGGAAAATTACATCATTTAATAAAGCTGCTGTAGGAATAACTGGGTTTTCGGTTTCAGAAGCCATAGATAAAGATTATTGGGAAGTTTTTCCTTCTGAGGATGGTAAGGAAGATCTTCAGTTAAAATCATTTATTGCAGATCATCATAAAAATTTGCTGAGAGAGACTACCATCATTCGTAAAGACGGCAGCAGAGTACTTGTGAGAATTAACTCAGCTCCACTATTGGATACTGCAAATAATAAAGTCGGAAGAGTAGTAACTTTCGAAGATATCAGTTTAATGAAAAATCTTTCCAACCATATTGAAGAAAGATTTCATTTCAAAAATATCATTGGTCGAAGTAAACCGATGTTACAGGTTTTTAGCATGATGGAAAATGTTTTGGATACAGATAGTACTGTTCTAATTACAGGAGAAAGCGGAACAGGAAAAGAAATAATAGCACGCTCGATTCACTTGAACAGCGTGAGAAAATCAGAACCATTTATTGCAGTTAACTGTACGGCATTTGCTGAAACGCTTCTTGAAAGCGAATTATTCGGACACGAAAAAGGTGCATTTACAGGGGCAATTCGTACTAAACCAGGTCGATTTGAATTAGCGGGCAATGGTACATTATTTTTAGATGAAATTGGTGACATCCCATTATCAGTACAGGTAAAATTATTACGGGTTTTAGAAAATAGGTTATTTGAAAGAGTGGGTGGAACAAAATCAATTCAACTTAATGCTCGCATTATTTCGGCAACACACAGAGATCTGGAGAATGAAATTAAAAATGGAAATTTCAGAGAAGATTTATTTTACAGAATTAATGTAATCAATATTCATTTACCATCTCTTCATGAACGAAAAGAGGATATCCCAAGCCTGGTAAATTATTTTATGTCAAAGTATAACGAGAAATTCAAAAAAAATATTCATTACATATCTCCCAATGCACTTAAAGTTATCACTCACTACAATTGGCCGGGAAACATTAGAGAATTAGAAAATGTAATAGAACACGCTTTTATTGTATGTAATTCGGATGCAATCAAAACAGAACATCTTCCTCAGAAATTGCAGGAGTTATTAAAAAAATTAAACCTGAACGGAAATGAAACCGAAAATAAAACTCCTTTCGAACAAGTTGAAAAACAATTAATTCAATCTACGCTCCGGAAGTATAATGGAAATCGTTCACAAACTGCGACTGAATTAGGCATAAATAAAACTACTTTGTGGCGGAAAATGAAAAAGTATAAACTTTAA
- the rnk gene encoding nucleoside diphosphate kinase regulator — MIKRKIYITEKDKVKLRNLFGKTLGMSNNDLKSMKELLEEIERAEVMTDENIDETVITMNSTFVVEDINTHKEYDYTIVYPEFADSSKNKISILAPVGTALLGYKVGDIVEWSVPAGKRKFRIKEMLYQPEAAVKSLNKVK; from the coding sequence ATGATTAAAAGAAAAATTTATATAACTGAAAAGGATAAAGTAAAACTCAGAAATCTTTTCGGTAAAACTTTAGGAATGAGTAACAATGATTTGAAAAGTATGAAAGAATTACTTGAAGAGATCGAGCGTGCGGAAGTGATGACAGATGAAAATATTGATGAAACCGTTATCACTATGAATTCTACTTTTGTTGTTGAAGATATTAATACTCATAAAGAATATGATTACACAATTGTATATCCTGAATTTGCTGATAGCTCAAAAAACAAAATTTCTATTCTTGCACCAGTTGGAACAGCTTTATTAGGATATAAGGTAGGCGATATAGTTGAGTGGAGTGTACCAGCCGGAAAAAGGAAATTCAGGATAAAAGAAATGCTTTATCAGCCTGAAGCCGCTGTAAAATCATTAAACAAAGTGAAATAG